A window of the Cucurbita pepo subsp. pepo cultivar mu-cu-16 chromosome LG01, ASM280686v2, whole genome shotgun sequence genome harbors these coding sequences:
- the LOC111780132 gene encoding eukaryotic translation initiation factor 5A-2-like: MSDEEHHFESKADAGASKTYPQQAGTIRKNGYIVIKGRPCKVVEVSTSKTGKHGHAKCHFVAIDIFTSKKLEDIVPSSHNCDVPHVSRTDYQLIDISEDGFISLLTDSGNTKDDLRLPNDESLMTQIKDGFAEGKDLIVTVMSSMGEEQICALKDIGPK; encoded by the exons ATGTCTGACGAGGAGCACCACTTCGAGTCGAAGGCCGACGCCGGAGCTTCCAAGACTTATCCTCAGCAGGCTGGAACCATCCGCAAGAATGGTTACATTGTCATCAAGGGCAGGCCCTGCAAG GTTGTTGAAGTTTCAACCTCTAAGACTGGAAAGCACGGACATGCTAAATGTCACTTTGTTGCCATTGACATTTTCACCTCTAAAAAGCTTGAAGATATCGTTCCTTCTTCTCACAACTGTGAT GTTCCCCATGTCAGTCGCACTGATTATCAGCTCATTGATATCTCTGAGGATGGATTT ATTAGCCTGCTGACGGACAGTGGTAACACCAAGGATGACCTGAGGCTTCCAAACGATGAGAGTCTGATGACCCAg ATCAAGGATGGATTTGCTGAGGGGAAGGATCTGATTGTGACTGTCATGTCTTCAATGGGAGAGGAGCAAATCTGCGCTCTCAAGGACATCGGCCCAAAATAG